A window of the Paralichthys olivaceus isolate ysfri-2021 chromosome 5, ASM2471397v2, whole genome shotgun sequence genome harbors these coding sequences:
- the spag9a gene encoding sperm associated antigen 9a isoform X7: MELEDGVVYQDDPGTSAMMSERVSGLANSIYREFERLIGKYDEDVVKELMPLVVAVLENLDSVFAENQEHEVELELLKEDNEQLITQYEREKALRKHAEEKFIEFEDTHEQEKKDLQNHVDRMESHSRQLELKIKNYADQIGRLEERELELKKEYNSLHQRHSEMIHNYMEHVERIKMQQINEISESSTVGRVRRERPLSLGIFPSPGGASLLIPDPQAKAETPGTERWKFTDSTQPRSNTSLKLDYVDPPKDREGKSAQDSTLGNSLADDCKDELSDFTGSKSATPMSTNASDMEREDGNSKSTEVQAAPGTRSVSVGLPENKDSSDVQDIIESTPELDMDLGGYKLCSTPTKGIENMAFDRNTDSLFEELSSAGTGLIGDVDEGADLLDLSLIGMGREVENLIQENSQLLETKNALNVVNKDLILKVDELTCEKEMLQGEMEAVLQVKTKLEDKNKELEEELKKVRVEIEEVKHKSKDEEDSDVPTAQRRRFTRVEMARVLMERNQYKERLMELQEAVRWTEMIRASRENPTLTEKKKSSIWQFFSRLFSSSSSGPAVKKVECLSNVKYNPQGGMVKRSSTFSQFPTEKSKTFDFLNEEKDLCSSPSRKEQKRAQYRQVKAHMQKEDGRVTVHGWSLPSKYKVANGGQVGIKVNLPVPVYLRPLDQKDASMKLWCAAGVNLGGGRISELMKQTKGSQCSLDQLEPENKLRDQEKVEQEKELILQDESSSRVWVCTSTHSSTKVMVLDASQPSDLLDSFYACNTHVVCIASVPGVLESDFPTGEEVPQDLDTNQGEVVSLAGSVASVGSTGSDGAMAAEGTTAIPQIASSGITDQPAEHSAISGSVELSRESSPAEDGIPPAEEATEATEANAGVGEEGEEDQGAEQNQPGIYTEHVFTDPLGVGPTDSSPTDTQRGTGQDGGTSLPQDSDPSEAEVLRMSSALPTMWLGAQNGCLYVHSSVARWRKCLHAIKLKDSILSIVHVKGRVLVALADGTLAIFHRSINGQWDLTNYHLLDLGRPHHSIRCMTVVHDKVWCGYRNKIYIIQPKAMRIEKSFDAHPRKESQVRQLAWVGDGIWVSIRLDSTLRLFHAHTYQHLQDVDIEPYVSKMLGTGKLGFSFVRITALVVSCSRLWVGTGNGVIISIPLSEANKTAGLVPNRPGSAVRVYGDDATDCAMPGSFVPYCSMAHAQLCFHGHRDAVKFFVSVPGQAIPPPGSADSGSDDPASESSDTATSEPKTYLVMSGGEGYIDFRMGDEGGELDGLSEPPADQQSAPTKAEQSHLIVWQVTTSND; the protein is encoded by the exons ATGGAGCTGGAAGACGGAGTCGTGTACCAGGACGACCCGGGGACGTCCGCGATGATGTCGGAGCGGGTGTCGGGCCTGGCCAACTCCATCTACCGCGAGTTCGAGCGGCTCATCGGGAAGTACGACGAGGACGTGGTGAAGGAGCTGATGCCGCTGGTGGTGGCCGTGCTGGAGAACCTGGACTCGGTGTTCGCGGAGAACCAGGAGCACGaagtggagctggagctgctgaaggaGGACAACGAGCAGCTCATCACCCAGTACGAGCGGGAGAAGGCGCTGAGGAAGCACGCGGAGGAG AAGTTCATTGAGTTTGAGGACACCCATGAACAGGAGAAGAAGGACCTGCAGAACCATGTGGACAGAATGGAATCGCACTCCCGACAACTGGAGCTCAAGATCAAGAACTATGCAGACCAGA TCGGCAGGTTAGAAGAACGAGAGCTGGAGCTCAAGAAGGAATACAACTCCCTCCATCAGAGACACTCAGAG ATGATCCATAATTATATGGAGCATGTAGAAAGGATCAAAATGCAGCAGATTAACGAGATTTCAGAGTCGAGCACAGTCGGCCGAGTCAG GAGAGAACGGCCTCTTTCTTTGGGGATTTTCCCCTCGCCTGGTGGGGCGTCTTTACTCATCCCAGACCCGCAGGCCAAAGCAGAGACGCCAGGTACCGAACGCTGGAAGTTCACTGACTCAACACAGCCACGGTCCAACACAAGCCTCAag TTGGACTATGTCGACCCCCCAAAGGACAGGGAGGGTAAGAGTGCACAGGACTCTACTCTGGGAAATTCACTGGCAGACGACTGCAAG GATGAGCTGTCGGACTTCACCGGCTCCAAGTCGGCCACACCAATGTCCACAAACGCCTCTGACATGGAGAGGGAAGATGGGAACAGTAAGAGCACTGAGGTGCAAGCGGCTCCGGGGACCAGGTCCGTATCAGTGG GTTTACCTGAAAACAAGGACAGCTCAGACGTGCAGGACATCATTGAGTCCACTCCTGAACTGGACATGGATCTCGGTGGATACAAGCTCTGCAG TACTCCTACTAAAGGCATTGAAAACATGGCCTTCGACCGCAATACAGACTCTCtgtttgaggagctgtcatctGCGGGCACTGGGCTAATAGGGGATGTGGATGAAGGGGCAGATCTGCTGG ACCTTAGTTTGATTG GTATGGGCCGGGAAGTTGAAAATCTCATTCAGGAGAATTCACAACTGCTTGAGACAAA GAACGCCCTGAACGTGGTGAATAAAGACTTAATATTGAAGGTGGACGAGTTGACCTGTGAGAAGGAGATGTTGCAGGGAGAAATGGAGGCCGTGTTGCAGGTGAAGACCAAGCTGGAGGACAAGaacaaagagctggaggaggaactCAAAAA AGTGCGAGTGGAGATAGAGGAAGTGAAACACAAATctaaagatgaagaagat AGTGATGTACCTACAGCCCAGAGAAGGCGATTCACCAGAGTGGAAATGGCCCGAGTGCTGATGGAGAGAAACCAGTACAAGGAGAGACTGATGGAGCTACAGGAAGCGGTGCGGTGGACTGAGATGATCAG GGCCTCGAGAGAAAATCCAACACTAACTGAAAAGAAGAAGTCCAGCATCTGGCAGTT cttcagcagaCTGTTTAGCTCCTCCTCCAGTGGTCCCGCTGTGAAGAAGGTGGAGTGCCTGTCCAACGTGAAGTACAACCCCCAGGGCGGCATGGTGAAGAGGAGCAGCACCTTCTCCCAGTTCCCCACAGAGAAGTCCAAGACCTTTGACTTCCTCAATGAAGA AAAGGATCTGTGTAGTTCACCATCACGTAAAGAGCAGAAACGAGCCCAGTACAGACAAGTCAAGGCCCACATGCAGAAGGAGGATGGACGAGTCACTGTGCACGGCTGGAGCCTGCCCAGCAAATACAAG GTGGCAAATGGTGGACAGGTGGGGATCAAAGTGAACTTACCTGTGCCGGTGTACTTGAGACCTCTTGATCAGAAAGATGCTTCTATGAAG CTGTGGTGTGCTGCAGGGGTCAACCTGGGTGGAGGGAGAATATCTGAGCTCATGAAGCAGACAAAGGGTTCTCAATGTAGCCTGGACCAGCTGGAGCCAGAGAATAAGTTGAGA gATCAGGAGAAAgtggagcaggagaaggagcTGATACTTCAAGATGAGTCGTCCAGTCGGGTGTGGGTGTGTACCAGCAcccattcctccaccaaggtcaTGGTGCTGGATGCAAGTCAGCCCTCTGACCTACTTGACAGCTTCTATGCTTGCAACACCCACGTCGTCTGCATTGCCAGTGTGCCTG gggtCTTGGAGTCTGATTTTCCAACAGGTGAGGAGGTACCACAGGACTTAGACACTAACCAGGGTGAAGTGGTGTCACTAGCCGGCAGCGTGGCCAGTGTGGGTTCTACAGGGAGCGATGGAGCCATGGCAGCAGAGGGGACCACTGCAATCCCACAGATAGCCAGCTCAGGTATTACAGACCAGCCGGCTGAGCACAGCGCCATCTCTGGCTCAG TTGAGCTGTCCAGAGAGTCGAGTCCAGCAGAAGATGGGATTCCTCCGGCGGAGGAGGCAACAGAAGCAACAGAAGCTAACGCTGGTGTaggtgaagagggagaggaagaccAGGGGGCAGAACAAAACCAGCCTGGAATCTACACGGAACATGTGTTCACCGACCCACTGGGGGTGGGACCCACTGACTCCTCGCCAACTGACACACAGAG GGGCACTGGGCAGGATGGAGGGACATCCTTGCCTCAAGACTCAGACCCATCGGAGGCGGAAGTCCTGAGGATGAGCAGCGCCCTCCCCACCATGTGGCTGGGAGCTCAGAATGGATG TCTGTATGTCCACTCGTCCGTGGCACGATGGAGGAAGTGTCTGCATGCCATCAAGCTCAAAGACTCCATCCTCAGCATAGT GCATGTTAAAGGGAGAGTCCTGGTCGCGTTGGCTGATGGGACATTAGCAATTTTCCACAGAAGCATTA ACGGACAGTGGGACCTCACCAACTACCACCTGTTGGATCTGGGCCGGCCCCACCACTCTATTCGCTGTATGACCGTAGTCCATGACAAGGTGTGGTGCGGCTACAGGAACAAAATCTACATCATCCAGCCCAAGGCCATGAGGATAGAG AAGTCCTTTGATGCTCATCCTCGTAAGGAGAGCCAGGTGCGGCAGCTGGCTTGGGTTGGAGACGGTATCTGGGTGTCCATCCGACTGGATTCAACCCTTCGCTTGTTTCATGCCCACACCTACCAGCACCTTCAGGATGTGGACATCGAACCCTACGTCAGCAAAATGCTTG gtacGGGTAAACTGGGCTTCTCCTTCGTGAGAATCACAGCTCTTGTGGTGTCCTGCAGTCGTCTGTGGGTGGGGACAGGAAACGGTGTCATCATCTCCATCCCGTTGTCTGAAG CCAACAAGACAGCGGGATTAGTGCCAAATCGGCCCGGCAGCGCTGTACGGGTTTACGGTGATGACGCTACAGACTGTGCCATGCCAGGCAGCTTTGTGCCATACTGCTCCATGGCCCACGCCCAGCTGTGTTTCCACGGACACCGAGATGCTGTGAAGTTTTTTGTCAGCGTGCCAG GTCAGGCGATACCTCCTCCAGGTAGCGCAGATTCGGGCTCTGACGACCCCGCGTCTGAATCCTCTGACACAGCGACCTCCGAGCCCAAAACATACCTGGTCATGAGTGGAGGGGAAGGCTACATTGACTTCAGAATGG gtgACGAAGGTGGCGAGTTGGACGGTTTATCAGAGCCGCCAGCCGACCAGCAGTCGGCACCCACCAAGGCTGAGCAGAGCCACCTCATCGTCTGGCAGGTCACAACTTCTaatgattga
- the spag9a gene encoding sperm associated antigen 9a isoform X6 yields MELEDGVVYQDDPGTSAMMSERVSGLANSIYREFERLIGKYDEDVVKELMPLVVAVLENLDSVFAENQEHEVELELLKEDNEQLITQYEREKALRKHAEEKFIEFEDTHEQEKKDLQNHVDRMESHSRQLELKIKNYADQIGRLEERELELKKEYNSLHQRHSEMIHNYMEHVERIKMQQINEISESSTVGRVRRERPLSLGIFPSPGGASLLIPDPQAKAETPGTERWKFTDSTQPRSNTSLKDELSDFTGSKSATPMSTNASDMEREDGNSKSTEVQAAPGTRSVSVGLPENKDSSDVQDIIESTPELDMDLGGYKLCSTPTKGIENMAFDRNTDSLFEELSSAGTGLIGDVDEGADLLGMGREVENLIQENSQLLETKNALNVVNKDLILKVDELTCEKEMLQGEMEAVLQVKTKLEDKNKELEEELKKVRVEIEEVKHKSKDEEDSDVPTAQRRRFTRVEMARVLMERNQYKERLMELQEAVRWTEMIRASRENPTLTEKKKSSIWQFFSRLFSSSSSGPAVKKVECLSNVKYNPQGGMVKRSSTFSQFPTEKSKTFDFLNEEKDLCSSPSRKEQKRAQYRQVKAHMQKEDGRVTVHGWSLPSKYKVANGGQVGIKVNLPVPVYLRPLDQKDASMKLWCAAGVNLGGGRISELMKQTKGSQCSLDQLEPENKLRDQEKVEQEKELILQDESSSRVWVCTSTHSSTKVMVLDASQPSDLLDSFYACNTHVVCIASVPGVLESDFPTGEEVPQDLDTNQGEVVSLAGSVASVGSTGSDGAMAAEGTTAIPQIASSGITDQPAEHSAISGSVELSRESSPAEDGIPPAEEATEATEANAGVGEEGEEDQGAEQNQPGIYTEHVFTDPLGVGPTDSSPTDTQRGTGQDGGTSLPQDSDPSEAEVLRMSSALPTMWLGAQNGCLYVHSSVARWRKCLHAIKLKDSILSIVHVKGRVLVALADGTLAIFHRSITDGQWDLTNYHLLDLGRPHHSIRCMTVVHDKVWCGYRNKIYIIQPKAMRIEKSFDAHPRKESQVRQLAWVGDGIWVSIRLDSTLRLFHAHTYQHLQDVDIEPYVSKMLGTGKLGFSFVRITALVVSCSRLWVGTGNGVIISIPLSEANKTAGLVPNRPGSAVRVYGDDATDCAMPGSFVPYCSMAHAQLCFHGHRDAVKFFVSVPGQAIPPPGSADSGSDDPASESSDTATSEPKTYLVMSGGEGYIDFRMGDEGGELDGLSEPPADQQSAPTKAEQSHLIVWQVTTSND; encoded by the exons ATGGAGCTGGAAGACGGAGTCGTGTACCAGGACGACCCGGGGACGTCCGCGATGATGTCGGAGCGGGTGTCGGGCCTGGCCAACTCCATCTACCGCGAGTTCGAGCGGCTCATCGGGAAGTACGACGAGGACGTGGTGAAGGAGCTGATGCCGCTGGTGGTGGCCGTGCTGGAGAACCTGGACTCGGTGTTCGCGGAGAACCAGGAGCACGaagtggagctggagctgctgaaggaGGACAACGAGCAGCTCATCACCCAGTACGAGCGGGAGAAGGCGCTGAGGAAGCACGCGGAGGAG AAGTTCATTGAGTTTGAGGACACCCATGAACAGGAGAAGAAGGACCTGCAGAACCATGTGGACAGAATGGAATCGCACTCCCGACAACTGGAGCTCAAGATCAAGAACTATGCAGACCAGA TCGGCAGGTTAGAAGAACGAGAGCTGGAGCTCAAGAAGGAATACAACTCCCTCCATCAGAGACACTCAGAG ATGATCCATAATTATATGGAGCATGTAGAAAGGATCAAAATGCAGCAGATTAACGAGATTTCAGAGTCGAGCACAGTCGGCCGAGTCAG GAGAGAACGGCCTCTTTCTTTGGGGATTTTCCCCTCGCCTGGTGGGGCGTCTTTACTCATCCCAGACCCGCAGGCCAAAGCAGAGACGCCAGGTACCGAACGCTGGAAGTTCACTGACTCAACACAGCCACGGTCCAACACAAGCCTCAag GATGAGCTGTCGGACTTCACCGGCTCCAAGTCGGCCACACCAATGTCCACAAACGCCTCTGACATGGAGAGGGAAGATGGGAACAGTAAGAGCACTGAGGTGCAAGCGGCTCCGGGGACCAGGTCCGTATCAGTGG GTTTACCTGAAAACAAGGACAGCTCAGACGTGCAGGACATCATTGAGTCCACTCCTGAACTGGACATGGATCTCGGTGGATACAAGCTCTGCAG TACTCCTACTAAAGGCATTGAAAACATGGCCTTCGACCGCAATACAGACTCTCtgtttgaggagctgtcatctGCGGGCACTGGGCTAATAGGGGATGTGGATGAAGGGGCAGATCTGCTGG GTATGGGCCGGGAAGTTGAAAATCTCATTCAGGAGAATTCACAACTGCTTGAGACAAA GAACGCCCTGAACGTGGTGAATAAAGACTTAATATTGAAGGTGGACGAGTTGACCTGTGAGAAGGAGATGTTGCAGGGAGAAATGGAGGCCGTGTTGCAGGTGAAGACCAAGCTGGAGGACAAGaacaaagagctggaggaggaactCAAAAA AGTGCGAGTGGAGATAGAGGAAGTGAAACACAAATctaaagatgaagaagat AGTGATGTACCTACAGCCCAGAGAAGGCGATTCACCAGAGTGGAAATGGCCCGAGTGCTGATGGAGAGAAACCAGTACAAGGAGAGACTGATGGAGCTACAGGAAGCGGTGCGGTGGACTGAGATGATCAG GGCCTCGAGAGAAAATCCAACACTAACTGAAAAGAAGAAGTCCAGCATCTGGCAGTT cttcagcagaCTGTTTAGCTCCTCCTCCAGTGGTCCCGCTGTGAAGAAGGTGGAGTGCCTGTCCAACGTGAAGTACAACCCCCAGGGCGGCATGGTGAAGAGGAGCAGCACCTTCTCCCAGTTCCCCACAGAGAAGTCCAAGACCTTTGACTTCCTCAATGAAGA AAAGGATCTGTGTAGTTCACCATCACGTAAAGAGCAGAAACGAGCCCAGTACAGACAAGTCAAGGCCCACATGCAGAAGGAGGATGGACGAGTCACTGTGCACGGCTGGAGCCTGCCCAGCAAATACAAG GTGGCAAATGGTGGACAGGTGGGGATCAAAGTGAACTTACCTGTGCCGGTGTACTTGAGACCTCTTGATCAGAAAGATGCTTCTATGAAG CTGTGGTGTGCTGCAGGGGTCAACCTGGGTGGAGGGAGAATATCTGAGCTCATGAAGCAGACAAAGGGTTCTCAATGTAGCCTGGACCAGCTGGAGCCAGAGAATAAGTTGAGA gATCAGGAGAAAgtggagcaggagaaggagcTGATACTTCAAGATGAGTCGTCCAGTCGGGTGTGGGTGTGTACCAGCAcccattcctccaccaaggtcaTGGTGCTGGATGCAAGTCAGCCCTCTGACCTACTTGACAGCTTCTATGCTTGCAACACCCACGTCGTCTGCATTGCCAGTGTGCCTG gggtCTTGGAGTCTGATTTTCCAACAGGTGAGGAGGTACCACAGGACTTAGACACTAACCAGGGTGAAGTGGTGTCACTAGCCGGCAGCGTGGCCAGTGTGGGTTCTACAGGGAGCGATGGAGCCATGGCAGCAGAGGGGACCACTGCAATCCCACAGATAGCCAGCTCAGGTATTACAGACCAGCCGGCTGAGCACAGCGCCATCTCTGGCTCAG TTGAGCTGTCCAGAGAGTCGAGTCCAGCAGAAGATGGGATTCCTCCGGCGGAGGAGGCAACAGAAGCAACAGAAGCTAACGCTGGTGTaggtgaagagggagaggaagaccAGGGGGCAGAACAAAACCAGCCTGGAATCTACACGGAACATGTGTTCACCGACCCACTGGGGGTGGGACCCACTGACTCCTCGCCAACTGACACACAGAG GGGCACTGGGCAGGATGGAGGGACATCCTTGCCTCAAGACTCAGACCCATCGGAGGCGGAAGTCCTGAGGATGAGCAGCGCCCTCCCCACCATGTGGCTGGGAGCTCAGAATGGATG TCTGTATGTCCACTCGTCCGTGGCACGATGGAGGAAGTGTCTGCATGCCATCAAGCTCAAAGACTCCATCCTCAGCATAGT GCATGTTAAAGGGAGAGTCCTGGTCGCGTTGGCTGATGGGACATTAGCAATTTTCCACAGAAGCATTA CAGACGGACAGTGGGACCTCACCAACTACCACCTGTTGGATCTGGGCCGGCCCCACCACTCTATTCGCTGTATGACCGTAGTCCATGACAAGGTGTGGTGCGGCTACAGGAACAAAATCTACATCATCCAGCCCAAGGCCATGAGGATAGAG AAGTCCTTTGATGCTCATCCTCGTAAGGAGAGCCAGGTGCGGCAGCTGGCTTGGGTTGGAGACGGTATCTGGGTGTCCATCCGACTGGATTCAACCCTTCGCTTGTTTCATGCCCACACCTACCAGCACCTTCAGGATGTGGACATCGAACCCTACGTCAGCAAAATGCTTG gtacGGGTAAACTGGGCTTCTCCTTCGTGAGAATCACAGCTCTTGTGGTGTCCTGCAGTCGTCTGTGGGTGGGGACAGGAAACGGTGTCATCATCTCCATCCCGTTGTCTGAAG CCAACAAGACAGCGGGATTAGTGCCAAATCGGCCCGGCAGCGCTGTACGGGTTTACGGTGATGACGCTACAGACTGTGCCATGCCAGGCAGCTTTGTGCCATACTGCTCCATGGCCCACGCCCAGCTGTGTTTCCACGGACACCGAGATGCTGTGAAGTTTTTTGTCAGCGTGCCAG GTCAGGCGATACCTCCTCCAGGTAGCGCAGATTCGGGCTCTGACGACCCCGCGTCTGAATCCTCTGACACAGCGACCTCCGAGCCCAAAACATACCTGGTCATGAGTGGAGGGGAAGGCTACATTGACTTCAGAATGG gtgACGAAGGTGGCGAGTTGGACGGTTTATCAGAGCCGCCAGCCGACCAGCAGTCGGCACCCACCAAGGCTGAGCAGAGCCACCTCATCGTCTGGCAGGTCACAACTTCTaatgattga